From Meles meles chromosome 5, mMelMel3.1 paternal haplotype, whole genome shotgun sequence, one genomic window encodes:
- the LOC123942284 gene encoding ubiquitin D-like yields RSLRFPKRSSPKGRDTACCIGAGWRSRARRGQWCKVAGVPGTLVCGLLAFIVQVTVSSEGRTSVTFTANSGDRVRKINKHVRAKTKIPVQDQVLLLGSKMLKPQRRLSSYSIDKETTVHLTLKVVKPSEDELPVTLVQAGDGGQGHLLQVRRSSSVAQEKQMIETKTAIAPEQQIVTCNGKRLEDGKTMADYGIRRGTALWLADYCIGG; encoded by the coding sequence AGAAGCTTGAGATTCCCAAAGAGAAGTTCCCCAAAAGGGAGGGACACAGCCTGTTGTATAGGAGCTGGATGGCGGAGCCGGGCAAGGAGGGGACAGTGGTGTAAGGTGGCAGGTGTTCCAGGTACCTTGGTTTGTGGTCTCTTGGCCTTCATTGTCCAGGTGACGGTCTCTTCTGAGGGAAGGACATCAGTGACCTTCACTGCTAACTCGGGTGACAGAGTGAGGAAGATCAACAAACATGTCCGGGCTAAGACCAAGATTCCTGTGCAGGACCAGGTCCTGTTGCTGGGCTCCAAGATGCTTAAGCCCCAGAGGAGGCTGTCATCTTACAGCATTGACAAGGAGACGACCGTCCACCTCACTCTGAAGGTGGTGAAGCCCAGTGAGGACGAGCTGCCCGTGACTCTGGTGCAGGCAGGTGATGGGGGGCAGGGGCACCTCCTCCAGGTGCGAAGGTCCAGCTCCGTGGCCCAGGAGAAACAGATGATCGAGACCAAGACCGCGATCGCACCTGAGCAACAGATTGTGACTTGCAATGGCAAGAGGCTGGAAGACGGGAAGACCATGGCGGATTACGGCATCAGACGGGGCACTGCCCTCTGGCTGGCAGACTACTGCATTGGTGGGTGA